The Fluviicola sp. genome contains a region encoding:
- a CDS encoding DnaJ C-terminal domain-containing protein, translated as MEYIDYYKILGVDKNASAEDIKKAYRKLARKHHPDLNPNNPEASKLFQQINEANEVLSDPENRKKYDQYGKDWKHADQFEQARQQQRSSGSYGQGNPFGDSGNPFGSDYFTYEEGGDYSDFFSSIFGNRGGGRQTKFKGQDFRATVQLSLTEAAKTHQQTFTVNGKNIRITVPAGIENGQEIKLAGHGAPGMNGGPNGDLYITFEIQNNTAFTRKGNDLYTDVPLDLYKALLGGEELIDTLDGKVKMKVAPETQNGTKVRLKGKGFPVYKKEGTFGDLYVTYQLQIPTGLTAKEKELIEQLARERKTN; from the coding sequence ATGGAGTATATCGATTATTACAAAATTTTGGGCGTTGATAAAAACGCAAGCGCAGAGGATATCAAGAAAGCGTACCGGAAACTGGCACGGAAGCACCACCCGGATTTAAATCCGAATAACCCGGAAGCAAGTAAGTTGTTTCAGCAGATCAACGAAGCAAACGAAGTATTGAGCGATCCGGAGAACCGCAAAAAATACGATCAGTACGGAAAGGACTGGAAGCACGCCGATCAGTTTGAACAAGCACGCCAGCAGCAAAGATCATCCGGTTCTTACGGCCAGGGAAATCCGTTCGGTGATTCCGGAAACCCGTTTGGCAGCGATTATTTTACCTATGAAGAGGGCGGAGATTATTCCGATTTCTTTTCTTCCATCTTCGGAAATCGCGGCGGTGGTAGGCAAACCAAATTCAAGGGACAGGATTTCCGGGCAACAGTTCAGCTTTCCCTGACTGAAGCGGCCAAAACACATCAGCAGACTTTTACGGTGAACGGGAAAAATATCCGTATTACAGTTCCGGCAGGAATCGAGAACGGACAGGAAATCAAACTGGCCGGCCACGGTGCACCCGGTATGAACGGCGGACCAAACGGAGATTTGTACATCACATTTGAAATTCAAAATAATACGGCATTTACCCGTAAGGGAAACGACCTTTATACCGATGTGCCCCTGGACCTTTACAAAGCACTTCTGGGCGGAGAAGAACTGATCGACACGCTCGACGGGAAAGTGAAAATGAAAGTGGCTCCCGAAACACAGAACGGTACCAAAGTGCGCCTGAAGGGAAAAGGATTCCCGGTGTATAAAAAAGAAGGCACGTTCGGCGATTTGTATGTGACTTACCAACTGCAAATTCCTACCGGCCTTACAGCGAAAGAAAAAGAATTGATCGAACAGCTTGCCCGCGAGCGTAAAACGAATTAA
- a CDS encoding chaperone modulator CbpM produces the protein MEKANHITIEQCCVVYNIERSFVQKLDEHGLIELIRTDETVFIAFEQLADLEKYTHLYYELEINLEGLETIKHLLDRVHALQQEVNRLKGEAG, from the coding sequence ATGGAAAAGGCAAATCACATAACCATTGAGCAATGCTGCGTGGTTTATAACATCGAACGCTCATTTGTACAAAAACTGGATGAGCACGGTCTGATTGAGTTGATTCGTACCGACGAAACGGTTTTCATTGCGTTTGAACAACTGGCCGACCTGGAGAAATACACGCACCTGTATTACGAACTGGAAATCAACCTCGAAGGTTTGGAAACGATCAAACACCTGCTTGACCGGGTTCATGCACTGCAACAGGAGGTAAACCGGCTGAAAGGCGAGGCCGGTTAA
- a CDS encoding helix-turn-helix domain-containing protein yields MAQKNTDEKKFDSIYFTTAVNIAAKDINKAIHIADSLYRNSKQEIHRLKALMLSSSLFQQKGDIKKSVQFAVKADKIAVKYDYYDWEARIAGFLSTQYRIMGLYEEGEEYLEKGKTVSLKIENDQMKKLYLGLIYQETAYYEIEYKNFKKAYKAAKQADTYFNQLVYNEQDKTYFLATNEQLLGRICIGLKKWDEALVHYNNSQEQLTQVTQENAMLSGFIYSGLGRIYLEKNNKEASFENLQKAEEIVEKSDYLELKIEVYQTLADYYKLSEDIQKYSKYNDKYVHALELSEKKKKESIADFVSTTKSKGRDLAQNRNVLLIVSIGLCLVIVGIFIWHRRSRKRERARFREVMNRMRQERLENEQEKTVMEPEKRDPNRKIMSDAMETKIINDLKEFERGSKFTDKQISLPMLAGMLNTNTKYLSHVLNTYLNKDFNSYINELRIKYIIEKIETNEKFKNYKLSVLADECGFSSHSKFSAVFKAVTGFPPSTFLAYLKERQ; encoded by the coding sequence ATGGCACAAAAAAATACCGATGAGAAAAAATTCGACAGTATTTACTTCACCACAGCCGTAAACATTGCAGCCAAAGACATCAATAAAGCCATTCATATTGCGGACTCCCTCTACCGGAATTCGAAGCAGGAAATTCACCGGTTGAAAGCATTGATGCTCTCTTCTTCCCTGTTCCAGCAAAAGGGTGATATCAAAAAATCCGTTCAATTCGCCGTAAAAGCAGACAAGATCGCTGTAAAATACGATTATTACGATTGGGAAGCCAGAATTGCCGGGTTCCTGTCTACTCAGTACCGGATCATGGGACTATATGAAGAAGGAGAGGAATACCTGGAAAAAGGGAAAACCGTCAGCCTCAAAATAGAAAACGACCAGATGAAGAAGCTTTATCTCGGACTGATTTACCAGGAAACCGCCTATTACGAAATCGAATACAAAAACTTCAAAAAAGCTTACAAAGCGGCAAAGCAGGCCGACACCTATTTTAATCAATTGGTTTACAACGAACAGGATAAAACCTATTTTTTAGCTACCAATGAACAGTTGCTCGGACGCATTTGCATCGGGCTGAAAAAATGGGATGAGGCGCTGGTACACTATAACAATTCTCAGGAGCAACTAACACAGGTCACGCAGGAAAATGCCATGCTGAGCGGGTTTATCTACAGCGGATTGGGACGCATTTACCTGGAGAAGAACAACAAAGAAGCCTCCTTTGAAAACCTGCAGAAAGCCGAGGAAATTGTTGAGAAATCCGATTATCTGGAATTGAAAATTGAAGTGTATCAAACACTGGCAGATTATTACAAACTTTCGGAAGACATTCAAAAATACTCCAAATACAACGACAAATATGTTCATGCACTGGAGCTGAGTGAAAAAAAGAAGAAAGAATCCATTGCTGATTTTGTAAGCACCACGAAGTCCAAAGGCAGAGACCTGGCTCAAAACAGGAACGTATTGCTGATCGTTTCAATCGGGCTGTGCCTGGTGATCGTAGGGATTTTTATCTGGCACCGGAGAAGCAGAAAACGCGAACGTGCACGTTTCAGGGAAGTAATGAACCGCATGAGACAGGAACGCCTGGAAAATGAACAGGAGAAAACAGTTATGGAGCCGGAAAAAAGAGACCCGAACCGCAAGATCATGTCGGATGCTATGGAAACCAAAATCATCAATGACCTGAAAGAATTTGAACGGGGAAGTAAGTTCACAGACAAACAAATCTCGCTTCCCATGCTTGCCGGAATGCTCAATACAAACACCAAATACCTTTCTCACGTTCTGAATACCTACCTGAACAAGGATTTCAACTCGTATATCAATGAGCTGCGTATTAAATACATTATCGAGAAGATCGAAACCAATGAGAAATTCAAAAATTACAAGCTCAGTGTGCTTGCAGATGAATGCGGCTTCTCCTCTCACAGTAAATTCTCAGCCGTCTTCAAAGCTGTAACAGGATTTCCTCCTTCTACGTTCCTGGCTTATTTGAAAGAAAGACAGTAA